In a single window of the Acidobacteriota bacterium genome:
- a CDS encoding S46 family peptidase, protein MHNRSNRLITAFAVFAIALTSISSVFARFDEGMFAPGQIGSLPLKAKGLKIKPTDIYNPAGGGLTDAVIRLSIGCSAEFVSPQGLILTNHHCAFDALVSASTPENDLVENGFRTDSRAGEIPAKGYSIFITERSEDVTAKIKAGTANLSGEALAAALKKNTDDLLAAEQAKAPAGSNVRIQMLNSGFFYFLYQTKQIKDIRVVYAPPRNIGVFGGDPDNFEWTRHTGDFTFLRAYTAPDGTSADYSVNNVPYKPKKHLTTSIAGVKDGDFVFVLGYPGSTTRYRESWSMKYARDANFPFLERWLDALGNSLRKVGESDEEKRIALQSDIASFDNSRKAFGGGHLRLKRSRVVEMREAEEAKLAAWIAANPARQQKYGTLLSELKALSEESNAAQMRDVIIRRFPDPNSMTVLGLVFQGIAANQVLDNEKRAAKLEEVKKAFEGREAAHELEMLKFFFREFDNLPAGQKFKAAEDLFGTLKGKARRDAEAEFANSIANGYYANPERIAGLYGPQTMDFNPEREKIKDFVRGIIAERNAVNARSQKFASQIDRLRLLYMQALTEMKGVATVYPDANSTLRFTYGHVKGYQSREAEFRSPLTTMKGMFEKETGINPWDVPEKLRQLHNARDFGAYGTGDSVVVNFISTTDIIGGNSGSPILDANGHLVGVCFDGNYEGLGNDFYYDPEKNRTISVDIRYVLFVTEKFGNAKWVVDEMTIVGGKKK, encoded by the coding sequence ATGCATAATCGATCTAATCGCCTTATCACAGCGTTCGCCGTTTTCGCGATCGCTTTAACATCAATTTCTTCCGTCTTCGCCCGGTTCGACGAAGGAATGTTCGCCCCGGGACAGATCGGCTCGCTGCCGCTCAAAGCCAAGGGTCTGAAGATCAAACCGACAGATATTTACAATCCCGCAGGCGGCGGCCTGACGGATGCAGTTATCCGTCTCAGCATCGGCTGCAGTGCTGAGTTCGTTTCGCCTCAAGGGCTGATACTGACAAATCACCACTGTGCTTTTGACGCTCTGGTTTCGGCATCCACGCCCGAGAACGACCTCGTCGAAAACGGCTTTCGCACGGACAGCCGTGCGGGCGAGATACCCGCGAAAGGCTATTCGATATTCATCACCGAACGCAGCGAGGACGTCACGGCAAAGATCAAGGCGGGCACCGCGAATCTGAGCGGCGAAGCTCTTGCCGCGGCACTCAAAAAGAACACCGACGACCTGCTTGCAGCCGAGCAGGCAAAGGCTCCCGCCGGCTCGAATGTCCGCATCCAAATGCTGAACAGCGGTTTCTTTTATTTCCTCTATCAGACAAAGCAGATCAAGGACATCCGCGTCGTTTACGCACCGCCCAGGAACATCGGCGTATTCGGCGGCGATCCTGACAATTTCGAATGGACGCGTCACACCGGCGATTTCACGTTCCTGCGTGCGTACACTGCACCGGACGGCACTTCCGCCGACTATTCGGTGAACAACGTCCCGTACAAGCCGAAAAAACACCTCACCACGAGCATCGCGGGCGTGAAGGACGGTGATTTCGTTTTCGTGCTCGGCTATCCCGGCTCGACGACTCGCTATCGCGAAAGCTGGTCGATGAAGTATGCCCGCGACGCCAACTTCCCTTTCCTCGAACGCTGGCTTGACGCTCTGGGCAACAGCCTTCGCAAGGTCGGCGAATCTGACGAAGAAAAGCGTATCGCTCTGCAGTCCGACATCGCGAGTTTTGACAATTCGCGTAAGGCGTTCGGCGGCGGCCACTTGAGGCTGAAGCGTTCGCGTGTCGTTGAGATGCGTGAAGCTGAGGAAGCAAAGCTTGCTGCGTGGATCGCGGCAAATCCCGCTCGCCAGCAGAAATATGGGACGCTGCTTTCTGAATTGAAAGCCCTTTCCGAAGAATCCAACGCCGCTCAGATGCGTGACGTTATTATCCGGCGATTTCCGGACCCGAACTCGATGACGGTTCTCGGACTTGTGTTTCAGGGTATTGCAGCCAATCAGGTGCTTGACAACGAGAAGCGTGCCGCAAAGCTTGAAGAGGTCAAAAAGGCTTTCGAAGGCCGTGAGGCCGCTCACGAGTTGGAGATGCTGAAGTTCTTCTTCCGCGAATTCGACAATCTGCCTGCGGGTCAGAAGTTCAAGGCCGCAGAGGACCTTTTCGGCACGCTCAAAGGCAAAGCCCGCCGCGATGCTGAGGCTGAATTCGCGAATTCGATCGCTAACGGCTATTACGCCAATCCGGAACGCATCGCCGGGCTTTACGGCCCGCAGACGATGGACTTCAATCCGGAACGCGAGAAGATCAAGGATTTTGTCCGAGGCATCATCGCCGAGAGAAATGCGGTAAATGCCCGTTCGCAGAAGTTCGCTTCGCAGATCGACCGTCTGCGACTGCTTTATATGCAGGCATTGACGGAGATGAAAGGCGTAGCCACGGTTTACCCGGACGCGAACTCGACGCTGCGTTTCACGTACGGCCATGTGAAAGGCTATCAGTCGCGTGAGGCGGAATTCCGCTCGCCGCTGACAACAATGAAGGGAATGTTCGAAAAGGAGACGGGCATCAATCCGTGGGACGTTCCTGAAAAACTGCGTCAGCTCCACAATGCCCGCGATTTCGGTGCATACGGAACCGGTGATTCGGTTGTCGTGAATTTCATCTCAACCACCGACATCATCGGCGGAAACAGCGGCAGTCCGATCCTGGACGCGAACGGCCATCTTGTCGGCGTCTGCTTTGACGGGAACTATGAAGGACTCGGCAACGATTTCTACTATGACCCCGAAAAGAACCGCACGATCTCTGTCGATATCCGCTATGTGCTTTTCGTTACTGAGAAATTCGGCAACGCGAAGTGGGTGGTTGATGAGATGACGATCGTCGGAGGCAAGAAGAAGTAG